The Shewanella japonica genome has a window encoding:
- the pilB gene encoding type IV-A pilus assembly ATPase PilB — MAATSLNLGLSTVFVRKKLLDEQLMSDAILQSRKKRKTLVSTIIAMKALSAREIAEMCYEEYGSPLLDLSEFDVANIPEDILNKKLIATHNCLPLFKRGNRLYIATSDPTNIAALEDFQFSLGLHAEAIIVEDDKLNTILEKVLEDDISGLGLDGMDEEALAGIEVTDTSQEEEPAESSDDAPIVIYINKILTDAIRKGASDLHFEPYEKRYRIRFRIDGILHEVSEPPVNLSSRISARLKVMSKLDIAERRVPQDGRIKMKLSRTKSIDFRVSTLPTIWGEKIVMRILDSSSAQLGIEKLGYEDDQRLLYEEMLAKPQGMILVTGPTGSGKTVSLYTGLNILNTEERNISTAEDPVEINLEGVNQVHINLKAGLTFASALRSFLRQDPDVVMVGEIRDLETAEIAIKAAQTGHLVLSTLHTNSAAETLTRLINMGVPGYNIASSVNLIIAQRLARRLCPECKSPEDVPTEELQRLGFSESSINNGFTVYKPVGCDHCSGGYKGRVGIYEVMKMTDEIARTIMEGGNSLQIAKQATQSGMRDLRLSGLLKVTQGITSIAEVNRVTSFN; from the coding sequence ATGGCAGCAACAAGTCTCAATTTAGGACTTTCAACCGTTTTTGTTAGAAAAAAATTATTAGACGAACAACTGATGTCTGATGCTATTTTACAATCTCGGAAAAAAAGAAAGACTTTAGTAAGCACGATAATTGCCATGAAAGCGTTATCTGCGAGAGAAATTGCAGAAATGTGCTATGAAGAATACGGTTCACCATTACTGGATTTATCCGAGTTTGATGTAGCAAATATACCTGAAGACATTCTTAACAAAAAACTTATCGCTACCCATAACTGTTTGCCGCTTTTTAAACGTGGTAATAGACTCTATATTGCCACCTCAGATCCAACGAATATTGCTGCGCTAGAAGACTTCCAATTTAGTTTAGGCCTCCATGCCGAAGCAATCATTGTTGAAGATGATAAGCTCAATACCATTCTTGAGAAAGTACTTGAAGATGATATTTCAGGTCTCGGCCTCGATGGCATGGATGAAGAAGCATTAGCTGGTATTGAAGTTACAGATACTTCACAAGAAGAAGAGCCAGCAGAAAGCAGTGATGATGCACCAATAGTTATATATATAAACAAAATTCTAACCGATGCAATTCGCAAAGGTGCTTCAGATTTACATTTCGAGCCTTATGAAAAACGTTACCGTATTCGTTTTAGAATCGATGGTATCTTACATGAAGTTTCTGAGCCCCCTGTCAATCTTTCAAGCAGAATCTCTGCTCGCTTAAAAGTTATGTCGAAACTGGATATTGCAGAGCGCCGAGTGCCGCAAGACGGCCGAATTAAAATGAAGCTATCACGTACTAAATCTATCGATTTTCGTGTGAGTACACTCCCAACTATTTGGGGTGAAAAAATTGTAATGCGTATTTTAGACTCTTCTTCTGCGCAATTAGGTATTGAAAAACTCGGTTATGAAGATGATCAGCGCCTTCTATACGAAGAAATGCTCGCTAAACCACAAGGAATGATCCTTGTAACAGGGCCGACCGGCTCTGGTAAAACAGTATCTTTGTATACTGGCTTGAATATACTCAATACTGAAGAGCGCAATATTTCTACCGCCGAAGATCCGGTAGAAATTAACCTTGAAGGCGTTAATCAGGTTCATATCAATTTAAAAGCTGGGTTAACATTTGCTTCAGCACTTAGATCATTTTTACGTCAAGATCCTGATGTTGTGATGGTCGGTGAGATCCGTGATTTAGAAACGGCAGAAATTGCAATTAAAGCCGCACAAACAGGTCACTTAGTATTGTCTACATTGCACACGAATTCTGCAGCAGAAACCTTAACGCGATTAATCAATATGGGTGTACCTGGCTATAATATTGCTAGCTCAGTGAATTTAATTATCGCTCAGCGACTTGCAAGGCGATTATGTCCTGAGTGTAAATCTCCAGAAGATGTTCCCACTGAAGAATTACAGCGCCTAGGTTTCAGCGAAAGCTCAATTAATAATGGGTTCACGGTTTACAAACCGGTTGGCTGTGACCATTGCTCTGGCGGTTATAAAGGTCGAGTGGGTATATACGAAGTAATGAAAATGACAGATGAAATCGCTCGTACCATTATGGAAGGAGGTAACTCTCTGCAAATAGCCAAACAAGCAACACAAAGTGGTATGCGAGATCTACGTTTATCAGGCTTACTCAAAGTAACGCAAGGGATTACTAGTATTGCAGAGGTAAACCGTGTTACAAGTTTTAATTAA
- a CDS encoding pilin yields MKNAKGFTLIELMIVVAIIGILAAIALPAYQDYTVKSQVGSAYSELSSLKSQFEVIKNEGKTPSLTATDAGYIGQTAGGGRYCALTVTGTSIACSIKNSNADKANGKTLTLNRTTEGVWSCATGGGLDAKFKPGSCS; encoded by the coding sequence ATTAATGATCGTAGTAGCGATCATCGGTATTCTTGCAGCAATCGCATTGCCTGCTTACCAAGATTACACTGTTAAGTCACAAGTAGGTTCTGCTTATTCTGAACTTAGCTCTTTAAAGTCACAATTTGAAGTTATTAAGAATGAAGGTAAAACACCTTCATTGACTGCTACTGACGCTGGTTATATAGGTCAGACTGCTGGCGGCGGTCGTTATTGTGCTCTTACAGTTACAGGTACAAGCATTGCTTGCTCAATTAAGAATTCAAATGCAGATAAAGCAAATGGTAAAACACTAACATTGAACCGTACAACTGAAGGTGTTTGGTCATGTGCTACAGGCGGTGGTTTAGACGCTAAATTTAAGCCTGGAAGCTGTAGCTAA
- a CDS encoding O-antigen ligase family protein, which produces MQLRTASFALLIGFLVTIMLGTVLGNRLTDIIEIGSLYDSKRFLALLFIWSSVLLLCTTSNLKILSPTPNQAFFLLAITACIINSLVLSEHPYWSGVELANMVLFIIVFLCFYNVITVLTRLELVSYLFFFAACFSTLHFIVYLLYLAFSCSENGPAGISNLISGYDNVRFFNQLQVMIYPLLSLVVFFESLHKYRKIAFILASLHCLALLQTEARGAVLSLFITFNLINYFSTHSRKKLFALFVTKSFAVGLVLWLGLIVVIPSIFFDTTTVSIDTSSSGRLELWLYAVNSILERPWFGFGPMSFAWGEGRPLANAHLHNSILQVLYEYGIPIFLVILSLICLYFKQALSQLSSNHIVSESVLFSILSAAIYSLFSGVVVMPFSQLLLIFLVSVGLYDRQYSDKRFITLRKGKKLVLFILTTIFVGVVASSFQHSELKNTQHPRVWIDGAISF; this is translated from the coding sequence ATGCAGCTAAGAACAGCTAGTTTTGCCCTATTAATTGGTTTTTTGGTAACTATCATGCTGGGAACAGTTTTAGGGAATCGATTGACTGATATAATTGAAATAGGATCTCTTTATGACAGCAAGCGTTTTTTGGCTTTACTGTTTATTTGGTCCTCTGTACTTTTATTATGTACAACAAGTAATCTGAAAATTTTATCGCCAACTCCTAACCAAGCATTTTTTTTGCTAGCTATCACAGCATGCATTATAAACTCTTTAGTATTAAGCGAGCACCCTTATTGGAGCGGTGTTGAGCTTGCTAATATGGTGCTTTTTATTATTGTTTTTTTGTGCTTTTATAACGTAATAACAGTGTTAACTAGGCTGGAGTTAGTCAGTTATTTGTTCTTTTTCGCCGCATGCTTTTCTACGCTTCATTTTATTGTTTATTTGTTATATCTTGCATTTTCCTGCTCAGAAAATGGCCCTGCCGGAATTTCGAATCTAATCTCTGGATACGATAATGTGCGTTTTTTTAATCAACTGCAGGTTATGATTTACCCTCTACTCTCTTTGGTTGTTTTTTTCGAATCATTACATAAATATAGAAAAATCGCTTTTATTTTAGCTTCACTTCATTGCTTAGCATTATTGCAAACAGAAGCTCGGGGAGCAGTTTTGTCATTATTTATAACTTTTAACCTGATTAATTACTTTTCAACCCACTCTAGAAAGAAGTTGTTTGCATTATTTGTTACTAAGTCTTTCGCTGTTGGTTTAGTTCTTTGGTTAGGGCTTATTGTTGTGATACCAAGTATTTTTTTTGATACGACGACAGTAAGCATAGATACATCTAGCTCTGGCAGATTGGAGCTATGGTTATATGCAGTTAATAGTATACTTGAGCGCCCTTGGTTTGGTTTTGGGCCAATGAGTTTTGCTTGGGGAGAAGGAAGGCCTCTAGCAAATGCACATTTACATAATTCAATTCTGCAAGTTCTATACGAGTACGGCATTCCAATTTTTTTAGTTATTCTCAGTTTAATTTGTTTGTATTTTAAACAGGCACTATCTCAGTTAAGTTCTAATCACATTGTGTCAGAGAGTGTTTTGTTCTCAATTCTATCAGCTGCTATTTACTCTTTATTTAGCGGAGTTGTAGTTATGCCATTCTCCCAGTTATTACTTATATTTCTTGTTTCTGTGGGACTCTATGACAGGCAATATTCAGATAAGAGGTTCATTACTCTAAGGAAAGGAAAAAAGTTAGTGTTATTTATTCTGACAACAATATTTGTTGGTGTTGTAGCATCTAGTTTTCAACATTCAGAACTAAAGAATACCCAACATCCAAGAGTTTGGATAGATGGTGCAATTAGTTTTTAA